A single Pogoniulus pusillus isolate bPogPus1 chromosome 27, bPogPus1.pri, whole genome shotgun sequence DNA region contains:
- the DDX52 gene encoding probable ATP-dependent RNA helicase DDX52 — MEAQDLFRRLGAGARFDVRRFGQDARRFGVMKGSRGSVLPENLDFFGHKEEAPLRSGEEGWGLERAEEKQEEDGIGKTKEEVAGKRKRSAESSKGKRRKKKTQGGASMPELSESNGIKWMSSLEAKFEDAKDKKPTAEKLERLRREKINRFRNKHRISIQGTDLPDPIATFDQLQKEYQVHPKIMENVHAAGFQVPTPIQMQAIPVMLHGRELLASAPTGSGKTLAFCIPLLTHLKQPRNKGFRALIIAPTRELASQTHRELMKLAEGTGFRIHMIHKAAEAAKKFGSKSSKKFDILVTTPNRLIYLLKQDPPAIDLSSVEWLVVDESDKLFEDGKSGFREQLACIFLACTSPMVRRALFSATFAHDVEEWCKLNLDSVVLVSVGARNSAAETVEQELLFVGSETGKLTAMRELVKKGFAPPVLVFVQSIERAKELFHELIYEGINVDVIHADKTQQQRDKVVHSFRAGKIWVLICSALLARGIDFKGVNMVINYDLPTSAVEYIHRIGRTGRAGHRGRAVTFFTEDDKPLLRSIANVIQRAGCPVPDYIKHLPRLQSKQKKKFIKKPLTRESICTTPQCFLKKGKRKMRTAKENIEGKKKVKDGKNVSKSETASQS, encoded by the exons ATGGAGGCTCAGGATCTGTTTCGGCGCCTGGGTGCCGGCGCTCGTTTCGATGTGCGGCGCTTCGGGCAAGACGCGAGGCGATTCGGG GTGATgaaagggagcagaggcagcgtCTTGCCGGAGAACCTCGACTTCTTCGGGCACAAGGAAGAAGCCCCCTtgaggtctggtgaggagggctgggggctcGAAAGGGCtgaagagaagcaggaggaggacggAATAGGGAAAACCAAGGAAGAGGtggcaggaaagagaaaaagatctgcagaaagcagcaaaggaaagagaagaaagaagaagacaCAAG GAGGAGCATCAATGCCAGAGTTGTCAGAAAGCAATGGGATAAAGTGGATGTCCTCTCTTGAAGCAAAATTTGAAGATGCAAAAGACAAAAAGCCTACTGCAGAAAAACTTGAACGCTTGAGGAGAGAAAAG ATAAACCGCTTCAGAAATAAGCACAGGATCAGCATTCAGGGCACAGATCTTCCTGACCCCATTGCCACCTTTGATCAGCTTCAAAAGGAGTACCAAGTCCACCCTAAAATCATGGAGAACGTGCACGCTGCCGGTTTCCAGGTCCCAACACCAATCCAGATGCAGGCTATTCCTGTCATGCTCCAT GGTCGGGAACTTCTAGCTTCAGCTCCTACTGGTTCTGGAAAAACTCTGGCATTTTGTATTCCTCTCTTAACTCATCTGAAACAACCCAGGAACAAAGGATTCAGAGCTCTGATCATAGCACCCACGCGAGAGCTTGCCAGCCAG ACACACAGGGAACTGATGAAGCTGGCTGAGGGGACTGGCTTCAGAATACACATGATCCATaaggcagctgaagcagcaaagaagtttgggTCCAAGTCTTCTAAGAAATTTG ACATTCTAGTGACTACTCCCAACAGACTCATTTATTTGCTGAAACAAGATCCTCCAGCAATAGATTTGTCCAG TGTGGAGTGGCTGGTGGTGGATGAGTCAGACAAACTGTTTGAAGATGGCAAGTCAGGGTTCCGAGAGCAGCTGGCCTGCATCTTCCTGGCCTGCACGTCCCCCATGGTGAGAAGAGCCCTGTTCAGCGCCACTTTTGCTCATGATGTAGAGGAGTGGTGTAAACTCAACCTTGACAGCGTTGTTCTGGTGTCTGTTGGAGCAAG AAactctgcagcagagacagtGGAACAAGAGCTGCTGTTTGTTGGATCTGAGACGGGAAAACTAACAGCCATGAGAGAGCTTGTCAAAAAG GGTTTTGCTCCTCCAGTCCTTGTCTTTGTGCAGTCTATTGAGAGAGCTAAAGAGCTTTTCCATGAACTGATTtatgaaggcatcaatgtggaTGTCATCCACGCAGACAAGACCCAGCAACAG AGAGATAAGGTAGTGCACAGCTTCAGAGCTGGGAAGATCTGGGTGCTCATCTGCTCAGCCTTGCTGGCTCGAGGGATTGACTTCAAAGGAGTGAATATGGTCATCAATTATGATTTGCCGACGAGTGCAGTGGAATACATCCACAGGATAG GTCGCACagggagagcagggcacaggggcagagctgtcacCTTCTTCACAGAAGATGATAAACCTTTACTGCGGAG caTAGCCAACGTGATTCAGAGAGCTGGCTGTCCTGTGCCAGACTACATCAAGCACTTGCCCAGGCTGCAAAG caaacaaaagaagaagTTCATTAAGAAACCCCTGACAAGAGAATCTATCTGCACCACCCCTCAGTGCTTCTTGAAAAAGGGCAAAAGAAAAAT GAGAACTGCTAAGGAAAATattgaggggaaaaagaaagttaAAGATGGTAAAAATGTCAGTAAATCAGAGACTGCTTCACAAAGCTGA